Within Massilia litorea, the genomic segment GCGGCGCAGCACCTCGCCGCGCACCGCGTCGCCGATGTCGCGCGAACGGTCGCCCGTCATGCGCGCGATGTGGGTGGCGGCGAAGCCGGCCGGTTCGATCTTCTTCCAATCCAGCATCAGGAGCTTGCCCAGCCATTCCTCGGCCACTTCGCGCGGCGCCACTTCGTGCGCGCTCGCGTGGAAGGACTGGCGCGCCCCGACCCGGCCCAGCGCCCACAGGTAGCGCGCATAGGTGGCCGCCGTCTTTGCATCGAGCCTGGTACCCGCGGGAAGCGCCAGGATCTGTTCCATCATCCAGTTGCCGATCTCCGCCTTGTAGGCCGAGGGGATCCGCTCGAGCGAGGCACCGAGGCGCAGCATGTCGTCCTCGCTGCCGTCGACCAGGGTGATGGGGCGCTTGCCGCGCTCGGAGGCATCGGCCTGCAAATTGAAGGCGAAATCGTCGAGCAGGCGCAGCTGGGCTTCGGTATCGAGGCCGCCGGCCACGCGGCGCCACAGCGTCCACCATTCGGCGCGCACCTGCGTGTCCTTGTGGTACTGCACCCCGGGCTCGAACATCGCCCACAGCTGTTCGATGCGCCAGCCGTCGAGCGGATGGCCGAAGCCGGGACGCAGGCAGAAGCCGGCAAGATTGAGCCAGGCGCGTTCGTGCTCGCTCGACCTGCGCCGGCCTTTCGAGCGCTCCATCAACGCGTCGAACAGGCGCCGCAGCAGCGGCGTGGCCCATCCTTCGCGGCGGCCCAGCAGGTGCTCCAGGCTGGCGCGCAGCTGGCGTACTTCCTTCGTATCGACCGCCTTCGAACGGGTGCCGAAGACGCGCTCGATCTTCTCGATCGCGGCGTCCAGCTGCGGCGGCAGGACCTCGGTCTCGACGATTTCCTCACTACCCTCGGCTTCGCGCAATTGAAACGCGAGCTGCCAGCGTCCGCTGCCGTCTTCGGCCACGCAATGCACTTCCAGGGAACCGACTTCGCTCAGCGAGGCCACCAGCTGCACCGCGATCTCGCTGCGCGGCGCGGCCCCTGGCGTGGCGCGCAGCACGGTGGCGATCGGCGGCAGGCGCACGACATCCTCCGGCGCCAGGTCCACCAGTTGACCGGGAAGCGGTGCCGCGCCCGCGTCGGCCACCGTCGAGGCCAGGTGGAAGCGCACCGGACGCCCCAGGCGCAATGCGAAGCTGCGCTCGGCAAGCCGCACCTCGGTGGCCGCGGGCGTGCCGCGCGGGAGCAGGCAGACCGCGCGCAGGCCGCTGCCCGCGCGTTCGCCCTCCAGCAGCAGGTAATAGCTGCGCGCCGCACCGCTCTCGATGGCGGGCGCGGCGCCCTGGCGCGCCAGAGAATAGGCCACGCCGCCGCGCGCCACGGCCACGTCCGGGTCGACGTTGTGCAGGATGCGCAAGGGCCTGCCGCGCCAGCGCGCCAGCGTGTCGGCCAGGCGCTCGGCCAGGGCCGCGCCGCGGAACACGCCACCGTTCAGCAGCAGGGTATCCGGCACCGGCAGCGACGCGTCCTCGAGCGGCAATCCGAGCGCCTCGCGCGCCGCAACGGCATGCTGATGCAGGAAGCTTGCCAAGTGGCGCGTGACCGCCGGATCGCTCGCATACGGCAGGCTGAATTCGACGATGCCGGCGCGCGCGCGGCGTGCCGGCTCTTGTTGTTCGTTGAGAGGGAAGAAGCCATCGAGCACGACGCGCTCGATGTCCTCGCGGCGCAAGTCCGCCTTGCGGCTGGCGCCGATCAGGCGCGAACCCGCACCGAGCAGGGTAACGGTGACCGCCTCGGGCGCGTCGGGCGCGAGCAGCTGTTCCTTGGCCGCGCGGCAGCGTTCCGTCAGCTGGGCCAGGCGTGCCGCGGACAGGCGTGCGCGCGGCGCCTCAAGCCCATCCTGCCCGGCCATGCGCGCCTCGATCAGGTGGGCCAGCGCCAGGTCCATGTTGTCGCCGCCGAGGATCAAATGGTTGCCGACACCGATGCGGGTCAACTTCGGCTCGCCCGCCTCGAGTTCGACCTTGACCAGACTGAAGTCAGTGGTGCCGCCGCCGACGTCGGCCACCAGCACCAGGCGCGCACCGTTTAAAT encodes:
- a CDS encoding Hsp70 family protein, yielding MTPWLVSIDLGTTNTVLAYASPGAAEVELFAIDQLVAPGEVAGAPLLPSNRYHPAPEELGAGQLQLPWDLPDVAGVERVAIGRLARSLGAATPGRLVASAKSWLSHPGVDRMAAILPWGAEPEVPKVSPVAASASYLAHLRANWNIRFPQHPLERQQVVLTVPASFDEGARALTLEAARLAGLPGLRLLEEPQAALYDWLYRHRATLVDDLNGARLVLVADVGGGTTDFSLVKVELEAGEPKLTRIGVGNHLILGGDNMDLALAHLIEARMAGQDGLEAPRARLSAARLAQLTERCRAAKEQLLAPDAPEAVTVTLLGAGSRLIGASRKADLRREDIERVVLDGFFPLNEQQEPARRARAGIVEFSLPYASDPAVTRHLASFLHQHAVAAREALGLPLEDASLPVPDTLLLNGGVFRGAALAERLADTLARWRGRPLRILHNVDPDVAVARGGVAYSLARQGAAPAIESGAARSYYLLLEGERAGSGLRAVCLLPRGTPAATEVRLAERSFALRLGRPVRFHLASTVADAGAAPLPGQLVDLAPEDVVRLPPIATVLRATPGAAPRSEIAVQLVASLSEVGSLEVHCVAEDGSGRWQLAFQLREAEGSEEIVETEVLPPQLDAAIEKIERVFGTRSKAVDTKEVRQLRASLEHLLGRREGWATPLLRRLFDALMERSKGRRRSSEHERAWLNLAGFCLRPGFGHPLDGWRIEQLWAMFEPGVQYHKDTQVRAEWWTLWRRVAGGLDTEAQLRLLDDFAFNLQADASERGKRPITLVDGSEDDMLRLGASLERIPSAYKAEIGNWMMEQILALPAGTRLDAKTAATYARYLWALGRVGARQSFHASAHEVAPREVAEEWLGKLLMLDWKKIEPAGFAATHIARMTGDRSRDIGDAVRGEVLRRLSATGAPAAWTAMVREVVELDQASETRMLGEALPPGLKLLR